The Aspergillus nidulans FGSC A4 chromosome VII nucleotide sequence GGAGGGGAAGGTGTTTTGTTTCATTCAATACCCCGTTCTTCGCTATGCACATGTGCGAGATTCCACGCTGAGCAAAGTCAGAGCCATTATATGTCCTGCACGCTGTCAGTTTTGTCCGCGAGATGCATGACGGTAAGCCATCCTACTGAAGCATCGcatctccagcaacaactcGCAAACCAGCTGGCGGTGCCAGAGAATACGCCCCGTCCGCACATGCCCGTGCACCAGGAGCGTAACTGCACGCGCGGTTGAGATAATAGACTGCCTActcatgatcatcatcattaaTCATGGCACCCCTTTCTCTGCCTGCCAATGTAGGCGAGGAAGACATGGTCAGAGAAGCAAAACACAAACTGAGAAACATACACTCCACTCATACTCTACCATCTCAAACAATCCGGTGTCGGTCTCGTGGTAAAGCGCTGGAACCCAATAATTGCTTCGATCGAGCGCAACGTCACATGTGGTCTCGCGCGCATTCCGCGCCGTTTGTGTCCCCATAGTCCCCTGGAATGCGGTACCCCCCGTAATGACGTGCGTGTGCGACGACTGCCTGCCGGGTGACACGATTGGGTCGGCAAGTTGTGTTGTTAGCGGGAggcagctgaagctgaattgATCGACGTATGTGATGGTAGTGTTTAATGGCGTAATTTGTTTGATCCCGGTGATTTGCGCGGTTACGCAAAGTTGCGTGAGGTACAGCGAGAAGGCTAGCGGAAAGCCAACTTTTGTGGAAAGCGTGGCCATGGTCATTTTGTCTGAACCAGTGGCCGATATCGAAGAGGccttgaggagtttgagggTGGTAAGTGTCGGCAACACTGCTTTAGTCCATCCTGCGCTCAAGGTGTCGCCGGTAAGTGCACATTATTTACATAACTACCTACATACCTGGCCTTCCGTGCCTGGTTTGTTTGTTCTGCTTATCTGGATAAAAGTTCGCATGATAAGATCGGTTGACTTTATACTTTAACCTCCCAGCAATATAAATGGTCTGTAAACTTGCTTAACCGATATGACACAAATAACTCCGAAATCACCAATAACGCCGTAGAAGCCCGCATTACGCAGGTGGTGGGTCATTTCCTGGCGGCCAGTTCGGCGCAGGGTAACTCAGTAATTTGCATACGTCCTAGGCAACCAGTCAGCGAGTGACCTTTATCGAGGGGAAAGGGGGTTGATAGAAAGTGCGCCTTACTCTCCGCTTAATACGGAAATCATCGTAAAGTTTCATCCAAACATCTCGATCACGACACCCACTCTCATGCAGCGAACCTGGGTTGACCTTACACTTCGGCAGAATATCAGCCAGTATCTGATGCGGCCACATAACCCAGGGTTTCGGCAGCGGCCAATCTGAGAAGTGTACAAATTTTGCGTCTGCGAGAACCTTATCAGGATCCCACACTTCGTCGTCGCTCCCAAGGAACATAGTATGATTTTCCGACCGGAACTCGCCCGATACCAAACCATATTGTCTGTGCGGCAGAACCATGGCCGAGTTGCCGTAAAACTCATTAAGAAGTTCCATATCATATTTATTCCGTTTGTTCTCGCCCTCGGTGCCTTCGATGCCAAGGGCCGTATCTAGGAGGGCTTTGTAGCGGCGGTACGAAGGCTCGATCACAAGaaggagggaagagaggaCTTTTTGTTCGGGGAGAAGCCAGTATGCGCGGGGCATTGCGACAGGTGTGTGAGGAAGGAAGAACAGTTCATCCATGCTCTGCAGTAGGAGGACGTCGGAGTCGAGGTGAATAACTCGATTGAACTCAGTCTCAGCAAACGCGAGCAATTTTGATATGCTCTTTTCCCATTCCTCGCCAGGTCCTATTCAGAGAATAGAATAGCAGCTTTTAGCAAATTGATCATGAGCAATTCGAAGGACCAGAGAAGATGCTAACACACCTGCGTCAGGTttgatcatttccagctcaaTTGGCACCAGCATGGCCTTGTACTTGACCTTCGCCAGCCGGAGCAATTGACGGTCCCGATCATTGTCGCTATCAGCGATAACATCCCAGTCCTTTGGATAATATAACACTCGTTGCGCCCGGCTTCCGAATCTCTCTAGCGCATCAAATACCATGACGGCGTTGCATAGGTACGGACTTGAGGTGGCATATTGAGTGTACGCGTACTTAGACCAATCGACCAGGTCATAGTTAATATGAGGcagagcaggaggaggagtcggTTCAcgtcggaggaagaggataaaaAGAATTAAAATAAAGATAAACGCCCAGGTCCGAATACGTCTTAGTTGACGTTTGACTATGGCAAGAAATGGTTCGTCGGGGATGTCGAAGAAATCAGCCTCGGAGGCCGCAGAGCCTTTACGCAAATGAGAGCTCATGGATAGCTTGGCGATTGGGTAGGCTATTGTTTATATGTTTCGAGCGCAAATCTCATCTTGGGATAGATGAGTTAGATATCTGTCGTTGTAAGGAAAGGGCAAATAATACTACAACGTCTAGCTACTTCGGAGGCCCACCTCCCGAACTCAATTGCACGTGATTAACCAGAAGGCCAGGAATCTAAATGACAAGAGTATATATTAAACAGTATCCGTATAGAGAAGTCTACAATACCCTGTTTTCTTCATTCGTAGATGTTTATGCGAGCTCGAATTGTTTTCTCGTCGAACGGTCCATTTTCACCGGCATAGTTGCGGAGCGCCTCCATGGTCATTAATCGGCGCGGCGCCTTTCGTCCAGTCAATATCTCGAATTGCGCAATGGCCTGCTCAGCAACATTGTCAAGGCCGTCTACCAATTCCCATTGACGTCCAGTTTCGCTACGAAAGCGACGCATCTGGCGAAGCAGTGGCGTTTCCAGCGGTTTGTACGCAAACTGTTATGCATTAGTCGAATACCAAAAGCTCGCAACAAGAGTGATGTATAGTGCGAAGGGGTTTTATCAATGTGAGTAAATCTGTACAACAGTAAGTCACATACCTCAAGGACTACTCCACCGGTTGGGCTTCCCAACCACTGCGTTGGCATTTCGAAATTAGCTGGCGGCTCATCTCTGTCCGGGTCCGCTGGAACGCAAGAGGCGACCATGCACGGAGGGCAGGCATCCTGCGGCCATTCTTCGTGCAGCGACCGAAGCACATACACTACTTCCGTGGAGCCCACTTGGGAGGCGGCCCATGAATTGAAATGGCGAGCGACGGTCTCTGCGCGGGATAAAGTCCGGTTGTAGATGAAAATCTTTCGACAACCGAGTCGAAGCATAGCATATATAGCGGCACGCGCCATACCACCGGCTCCGATGACCAGGCCGGTGGTCCTGGACGGGCTGATAGCATTACGCGGGGAGAGGTTGCGGTTGATGCAGGTCATAATACCAACCCAATCCGTATTCTCGCCATACCATCCCAGCACTGGACCAGCCAGATGGCGGCGGCTAGCTTGTTCTTGTAGAGGGAACATAGTTCCATCCGAGTGACCCCGAAGTGGCATGATTGTATTTATTGCACCTATGGCTTCGGCATGGCGGCTCTTTGCCgcgagcttctggaagactTGCACCCTCCAAGGTTGAACAATACTGGCGCCACCGAAATTCGGATCTCGACCCAGTTCGTCTAATGCTGCCAATGTTGGCTTTTCCGGAATACTATAAGTATGATTCATACCGCAATGGCGGAAAGCGGCGTTATACATCGCAGGCGATAGACTGTAAGCTACGCTGCCGCCCAGGATATAGAACTGCAGAGGATCCAGGACATAACTCTGGAAAAGAGCTTGAACAGCGTCACGGGCCATGATTTGCGGATCTCTCTCGTTGTGAGAAAGACGATCGATTGCAGAATGCGACACAGAGGTGAGAATAGAGTTGAATACCTGAGAGGTGCGGCCAAGGCTACCGAGGTTGAAGGCTATAACCGGTGGGTGGTCACCCGGTAACAATTCAATCCTATTAGTGAATTTGGCAATGGCTGCATTGTCTTCGCGCTCCGTTGCTACACGCAGAATGCGAACCAACTGACACCCCAGTCCAGCAGCATTGAGATAAGCCGATAGGCATTCTTCATTATCCCAACTAACACCAGAGGACGGTTCAAAAATACGCTGACCGATGATTTTTGTCATGCCCC carries:
- a CDS encoding glucose N-acetyltransferase (transcript_id=CADANIAT00007982) — protein: MVFDALERFGSRAQRVLYYPKDWDVIADSDNDRDRQLLRLAKVKYKAMLVPIELEMIKPDAGPGEEWEKSISKLLAFAETEFNRVIHLDSDVLLLQSMDELFFLPHTPVAMPRAYWLLPEQKVLSSLLLVIEPSYRRYKALLDTALGIEGTEGENKRNKYDMELLNEFYGNSAMVLPHRQYGLVSGEFRSENHTMFLGSDDEVWDPDKVLADAKFVHFSDWPLPKPWVMWPHQILADILPKCKVNPGSLHESGCRDRDVWMKLYDDFRIKRRVRRTFYQPPFPSIKVTR
- a CDS encoding repressor protein (transcript_id=CADANIAT00007983) is translated as MPHCSGADVYRRVDPEASLVLIGIRGCGKRSLGFVAATALKRRFITEDHYFKEVTGLSRHEYLKQHGSQNFQQRDIEVLKLMLDNHRSRCVIECGLGTLTRPVQEYLRQYSLTNPVVYIARDMDRIQKLLGFDDQAAKLLCEGDPLHRTCSNFEYYNAEDRSSFAQLDEETQDRRSVVYSFKLKEAKEDFTRFVRFVTGTDVGHSSYDSPFVLLETPPELRSYTYAIFVRSSDMIDNRVRLSELESGGDAIELCVDRWGPNMAMTVSKQVSILRRNTHAPIILSIDTRSLGITGGDQYPIKGSNVYAQIVEHCLRLAVEYLVVDLDQDQALINETIRNRGMTKIIGQRIFEPSSGVSWDNEECLSAYLNAAGLGCQLVRILRVATEREDNAAIAKFTNRIELLPGDHPPVIAFNLGSLGRTSQVFNSILTSVSHSAIDRLSHNERDPQIMARDAVQALFQSYVLDPLQFYILGGSVAYSLSPAMYNAAFRHCGMNHTYSIPEKPTLAALDELGRDPNFGGASIVQPWRVQVFQKLAAKSRHAEAIGAINTIMPLRGHSDGTMFPLQEQASRRHLAGPVLGWYGENTDWVGIMTCINRNLSPRNAISPSRTTGLVIGAGGMARAAIYAMLRLGCRKIFIYNRTLSRAETVARHFNSWAASQVGSTEVVYVLRSLHEEWPQDACPPCMVASCVPADPDRDEPPANFEMPTQWLGSPTGGVVLEFAYKPLETPLLRQMRRFRSETGRQWELVDGLDNVAEQAIAQFEILTGRKAPRRLMTMEALRNYAGENGPFDEKTIRARINIYE